The sequence CCTCTGACGTGTTCATCAGGCGAGCGGTCAGCACCAGGTTCCGCGCCCGCACGATGCCGATCGCGGCCACCAGCCGGCTGTAGTTGGACGGCTGGGGGAAGTTCCCGAGCGTCCGCGCCACCGGCACGCCGAAGCGCACATGCTCGGCGGCGATGCGGATGTCGCACGAGATGGCCATGAACAGACCGCCACCCACGGCGTCGCCCTGGAGCATCGCGATGACCGGCTTCTTGACCTGATACAGCCGGCCGATGGACTTGTCGAGGCGCGCCTCGTACCCGAGGGCGTCCTCCTTCGTCTTGAACTCCAGAAACTGGCGGATGTCGGTGCCGCTGACAAACGCTTTGTCGCCGGCGCCGCGCAGCACCAGCACGCGGATCGAGTCGTCGGCGTCCACCTGCTCGCAGATCTCTCCGAGGGTCTCGTACATCCCCCAGGTCATCGCGTTGCGGGCTTCCGGACGGTTGAAGGTCAGGATGGCAACCGCGCCATCACGTTCAAAGAGGGTTTCTTCGGCCATAGGTCGCTGCGCTCCAGTAGGCAGTGGACAGCAGGCAGCAGGCAGATGTGGCGCCGGGCGACTCGCGCTCGATAGCGCGTTTCACTCTGCTGCCTCCTGCCTACGACCTGCTGCCCACTCGGCTAGACTACGCCTGTCGCGTGGAGCTGGGCGATCTCCGCGTCGGTGTACTCCAGCTCTTTGAGGATCTCGTCGGTGTGCTCGCCGCGCTCGGGGGCGGCCGAGCGGATCGAGGGCGGCGTGCGCTCCAGGTTGACGCCGTGGCCGTTCAGCTTGAGCGTCCCGAGCTTCGGGCTCTGGGCCTCGCGCACGGCCGGGAACGTCTGCACCTGCTCGTTCTCGAACGCCTGCTTCGTGTTGAGGATCGGGCCGGCCGGCACCCCCGCGACGTTCAGCTTCTCCTGCCAGTAGGCCATGTCCTGCTGGGTGAGCCGCTTCTCCAGCTCCTGGGTCATCTCTTCGCGGTGGTTGTAACGGGCCTCGGCGGTGCTGAAGCGGGGATCTTCGGCCAGCTCAGGGGCCTCGATCACTTCGAGCAGCCGCGTGTAGAGCCGGCCGCCCGCCGCCTGGATGATGATGGCGCCGTCGCGGCACTTGTAGACGCCCGTCGGCACGCCGACCGGGTGGTAGTTGCCGGCCTGCGGTGGGATCTCGCCGCCCTGGAGCCAGCGCGCCGCCTGCAGGTCCATCAGGCGCATCATGCCCTGGAGCAGCGACGTGTGGACCCACTGGCCCTCGCCGGAGCGCTCGTGCTCGAGCAGCGCCACGACGGTGCCGTAGGCCGCCATGATGCCGGCCGTCAGGTCGGCGATGGGCAGGCCAGCCCGCAGCGGCCCATGCTCGGGGAAGCCGTTGACCGTCATGAAGCCGCTGAGACCCTGCGCGATCTGATCGAGGCCGGCCCGCTCGGCGTACGGCCCGGTCTGCCCGAAGCCAGAGATACTCGTGTACACGAGGCGCGGGTTGATCTGCTTGAGCGTCTCGTAGTCGATGCCCAGCCGGTGCTTGACGCGCGGCCGGAAGTTCTCGACCAGTACATCGGAGACGCGCGCCATCCGCAGGATGATCTCGCGGCCGGCCGGCTCCTTCATGTTGATGGCGATGCTGCGCTTGTTGGGGTGCAGGTTCTGGAAGTCGGAGCCGCTCCGCCCGCCGACGCTGTCGTCGTCTTCGCCGGGCATCTCGACCTTGATGATCTGGGCGCCCATCTCCGAGAGCTGGCGCACACAGGTGGGACCTGAGCGTGCGCGGGTGAGGTCGATCACGCGGATGTGGGACAGAGGCTCCATACGATCACTCCATCGTGGCCCGGTCATGGCGGACCAGGACATGGTCAGCAGGCTACGGCGTACTGGTGATCGATGGTAGCACGCTGACGTGGCTGGAGGATCGAGGGTCGAGGATCGTGGGAGCATAGCGACTGATGTGTGTAGCCGTGTTGTAGCAAGCACGCAACTCGCTCTGTCGTCCTGAGCGCAGCGAAGGACCTCACCCGCTGACGCGAATGTTGACGGTCAGCGGGTGATGCACAAGCCGATGGTCGGCGCGTGACACGAGCGTTGACGGTCAGCGGGTGAGGTCCTTCGCTGCGCTCAGGACGACAATGGGCAGTCGCATGCTTTCATCCCACGACCCACGACCCACGCCTGAACACTGACAACGGTAGACTACGCTCGCATCCCGAGCCGGACGATCTCGTCGTAGTACTCCTCGCTGGCGACGGCCACGGCCTCGATGGAGGCGATCAGCTCGGCGTCGTCCAGGTCGGAGGCGAGCTGCTCGTCCAGCAGGATGATGTCGCCTTCTTCGTCGACGGCGAACTTGCAGCTGTTGAGCACCCAGTTCAGCTCGAGCAGGCGGCGATGCAGCGCACCCTCGTTGTCGCTCGGGTTGCGGCCGAAGATGTGCGAGATGACGACCCAGTCCTCGGTCACGATGACGCTCACGCGGAGGTGGTCCCGGACGCTCGTCTCAAAGTCCAGCGTGAAGGTCTGCTGGTCGTCCTCGTCCTGGAGATACTCCCACGGCGACGCATCCAGCATCGCCTTCACTCGTGCCGTGGTCTCCGTCAAGTCGGCCATCGCCAGTCCCCCTGTGTTCGACGCTCGCTCATGTGGTCCCTGCATTCTAGGCCACCCGCCCCGGCGAGCCAAACTGATTTCAGCGGAGTTTCACTCCGCGACACGCCTGCCGCGCCGAAAATGCCCGTTGCCCCCATGGTACTCGCCCGTATAATGGCCCGCACAGCGCTTTGGGTGAGAGCGCTGAGGCCACCGTGGCGGGCCGGTGTGCGGAGGGAGCACGAGGCGCGTGAGCGACCGCGTGGCAGCAGAACCGCTCAACCGAACAGTCCTCATCGTCGAAGACGATCCGGCGATCGGCCACATGATGAAAACACTGCTCACGGTTGAGGGATACCGGCCGGTCCTGGTGACCGATGGCCAGGAGGCGCTGGACGTCGCCCGTGATGTCCAGCCGGCCCTGATTACCCTCGACCTGTCTCTGCCGACGATGAACGGCGCCGAAGTCCTCGAACGGCTGGACGACTATGTCCCGGAGCGCGTGCCGGTTGTCATCGTCTCGGCGTACACCGACGAGCTGACGGCAGAGCAACGTGCCCGGGTGACCGCCATCGTCGAGAAGCCGTTCGAGATCGATGCCCTGGTCGCATGCATCGACGCGGCGCTGGCGGGCGCATGATCGTGAGGGAGGTACGATTCAGGTCGGGGGTGGCATTGCGTGCATCTGACGCAGAACTGAGACACGGATTCACATGCGCCAGGCTACGACAGCAGGGAGGTGCGCGGTGCAGAAGATCGACGTGACCATCGCCA comes from Chloroflexota bacterium and encodes:
- a CDS encoding CoA transferase, with the protein product MEPLSHIRVIDLTRARSGPTCVRQLSEMGAQIIKVEMPGEDDDSVGGRSGSDFQNLHPNKRSIAINMKEPAGREIILRMARVSDVLVENFRPRVKHRLGIDYETLKQINPRLVYTSISGFGQTGPYAERAGLDQIAQGLSGFMTVNGFPEHGPLRAGLPIADLTAGIMAAYGTVVALLEHERSGEGQWVHTSLLQGMMRLMDLQAARWLQGGEIPPQAGNYHPVGVPTGVYKCRDGAIIIQAAGGRLYTRLLEVIEAPELAEDPRFSTAEARYNHREEMTQELEKRLTQQDMAYWQEKLNVAGVPAGPILNTKQAFENEQVQTFPAVREAQSPKLGTLKLNGHGVNLERTPPSIRSAAPERGEHTDEILKELEYTDAEIAQLHATGVV
- a CDS encoding response regulator transcription factor, with product MSDRVAAEPLNRTVLIVEDDPAIGHMMKTLLTVEGYRPVLVTDGQEALDVARDVQPALITLDLSLPTMNGAEVLERLDDYVPERVPVVIVSAYTDELTAEQRARVTAIVEKPFEIDALVACIDAALAGA
- a CDS encoding YbjN domain-containing protein, translating into MADLTETTARVKAMLDASPWEYLQDEDDQQTFTLDFETSVRDHLRVSVIVTEDWVVISHIFGRNPSDNEGALHRRLLELNWVLNSCKFAVDEEGDIILLDEQLASDLDDAELIASIEAVAVASEEYYDEIVRLGMRA
- a CDS encoding enoyl-CoA hydratase/isomerase family protein; translated protein: MAEETLFERDGAVAILTFNRPEARNAMTWGMYETLGEICEQVDADDSIRVLVLRGAGDKAFVSGTDIRQFLEFKTKEDALGYEARLDKSIGRLYQVKKPVIAMLQGDAVGGGLFMAISCDIRIAAEHVRFGVPVARTLGNFPQPSNYSRLVAAIGIVRARNLVLTARLMNTSEALAVGLVDEVVALDALEARVMEQAGRIAKLAPLTMAAIKEAARRQTESLAIRDSDELLLGCYLSQDFQEGVRAFLDKRSPRWQGK